In Hymenobacter volaticus, the genomic window CCGTACCCGCGGCGGATTCAGCCCAGCTTGACCCCGGTGAAGTTTTTCGCATCGGTGAATTTTTAATTGGCGACAGCGACTGCTCCAATCTAGGGGGCCATCCGGATATCCGCTACTAATTTTAAAGTGGCCATACACTTGTTTTTAGGCTAATTCAGCAACAACCGCTCACCAAGCATTTTTTATTGGCATCAAATCTGCAAGGCAAATCAGATAAAGCTCATATTAGTATTATTATAAATTATATCCAACTATTACACAACAGCTAGTATTTACCTTTTTCAATACACAACTTCCTTGTTTTTAAGCTTTAGCGGCTCTACTTTTACAAAATATTTGAAGGCCGACCCGTTATCAAATCTCACCTTTTGCACATTTATTAATGGCTAAATTTTACCAAATAGCTGCAATGCAAGCTTTTGTTGCATTTGCAGCTACTAGTGTCCAGGCGCAAGACGCTGTTACTGTCAGCGGAATTGTCCAGAATGAAGCGGGCGAACCAATGCCTGGCGCAACAGTATTTATCAAAGGAACATTTATAGGAAGCAGCACAAATAACGAAGGCAAGTTCATTCTTAAAGCCGATTTTTCTCAGGCTCCTGTCGTCCTATCTATTTCATTTGTAGGCTACGAAAGCCGGGAGGTTTCCTTGTCGCAGCCTGATAATGCGGTGCAAGTGAAGCTGAAGCAAAACACGACGCTCACCAACGAAGTAATTGCTTCTGCGTCTCGGGTAGAGGAAGGCATTTTGCAAGCTCCTGTTACGGTTGAAAAGCTAAATACGCAACAAGTAGAGCGTATCCCGACTGCCGATTTACAAGTAGGGCTCAGCCAGTACAAGGGCATCGATGTGAACAGCAGCAGTTTGTTGATGAATTCGCTGAGTACCCGAGGCTTCAACTCGGGCAAGTCAGAGCGCTTGATTCAATTGACTGATTATTTCGATACTCAGTCGCCAAGCCTTAACGTGAACACCGGCAACCTGACGGGTCTGTCGGAACTAGACGTAGAAAGCATTGAAATTATTCACGGGCCAGCTTCCGCACTGTACGGAGCCAATGCGTTCAACGGCGTATTGTTGCTCAACTCCAAAGACCCGTTTGTAAGCGAGGGCCTAAGTGTACGGCTACGCGGTGGCCAACGCAGCTATTTTGACGGCCAGCTACGCTATGCCAAAAAGCTAACCGAAAGACTCGCCTTCAAAGTAGTAGGATCATACCTAACGGCTGACGATTGGTTGACCAGCAACTACGCTGCCACCAGTCAACTTGTAGAGCGGCGCAACAACGCAGAAGGTTCCAACTTGAACTACGACGCCGTGAACCGTTACGGTGATGTTGGTGGCTTCACATTCACCAACAACCCATCTGACCCAAGTTACGCTAACACCCCGGTCGCTCTACGTGGCAAGACAGTTTTCATGCCCGGCTTCACCGAGCAAGAGCTGCTGGCTAAAGACGACAAGGCCAAGTCGTTGAAGATTCATCCCTCACTCTCATACCTGCTTACGAACAGCGTAAAAATGACGGTGGGCTTCAATTACAGCCGCGGCACATCTAGCTACCAGAGCAGCAGCCGCTACCGTTTCCGGGACTTCGGCAGTAACCAGTTGCACGGCGAAATCAAAGGCACCCGCTGGTTTTTGCGTGGCCAGACGGTGCAGGACTTCGGCGGCAAGTCGTATGACCTAGGCTTCTTAGGTTCGTTCATTCAAACGTCTCCGACCGGCAATGCATCGCGCCCAACTGAAACGTATGCCAGCCGCTTCTACGAGACCTATATAGGAACTTTCCGCGCCACTGGCTCCCTAGACCGTGCTCAGCAGGCTGCTAACGCTACTCAGCTTAGTTCCACTGATCCGCGCTTCCAGGAACTACGTACCCAAATCATCAACGATGCTACGCCAGGCCGTGGGGCCCGGCTCAATCCTAGCTCTTTGATGAATGAAGGCAACGCACAGTACAACTTGCCAATAGCCAAAAACACCGACTTGATTATGGGCGCCGCCTACCGCAAGTTTCGCCTGGGCTCGAACGGCAACCTGTATTCCGATGATAGCAAACGTATTCAGAACCACGAGCTAGGTGGCTATGCACAACTGACGCAGAAGCTATTTGCCGAGCGCCTGAAGCTAGCAGTTGCTGGCCGGGTCGATGACTTTAAGAACTTCAAGCCTGCTTTCTCGCCACGGGCCTCGGCAGTATATTCAGCCGGCACCAACAAGCAGCATAACTTCCGCGCCTCTTATGGCCGCGCCTTCCGCTCCCCCACGCAGCTCGATCAGTACATCCGCCTCGATGTGGGCCAAGTGGTTTTGCTCGGCAACGTAAACAACGGGTTCCAAGGTTATAACACCATCAATGCTGCTGGCCAACAACTAGGCACACCTGGCGCACCCCTAGCCTCGTTTGAGTTTGAAGCTGCCCCGT contains:
- a CDS encoding TonB-dependent receptor; this encodes MQAFVAFAATSVQAQDAVTVSGIVQNEAGEPMPGATVFIKGTFIGSSTNNEGKFILKADFSQAPVVLSISFVGYESREVSLSQPDNAVQVKLKQNTTLTNEVIASASRVEEGILQAPVTVEKLNTQQVERIPTADLQVGLSQYKGIDVNSSSLLMNSLSTRGFNSGKSERLIQLTDYFDTQSPSLNVNTGNLTGLSELDVESIEIIHGPASALYGANAFNGVLLLNSKDPFVSEGLSVRLRGGQRSYFDGQLRYAKKLTERLAFKVVGSYLTADDWLTSNYAATSQLVERRNNAEGSNLNYDAVNRYGDVGGFTFTNNPSDPSYANTPVALRGKTVFMPGFTEQELLAKDDKAKSLKIHPSLSYLLTNSVKMTVGFNYSRGTSSYQSSSRYRFRDFGSNQLHGEIKGTRWFLRGQTVQDFGGKSYDLGFLGSFIQTSPTGNASRPTETYASRFYETYIGTFRATGSLDRAQQAANATQLSSTDPRFQELRTQIINDATPGRGARLNPSSLMNEGNAQYNLPIAKNTDLIMGAAYRKFRLGSNGNLYSDDSKRIQNHELGGYAQLTQKLFAERLKLAVAGRVDDFKNFKPAFSPRASAVYSAGTNKQHNFRASYGRAFRSPTQLDQYIRLDVGQVVLLGNVNNGFQGYNTINAAGQQLGTPGAPLASFEFEAAPLKLERLSTYEVGYKGTIGEKLALDVNYFQSYYNDFIGAQRFIGNRDGSRPSDAQLATEFRRPLQTPAGAPFQDRSSETRVLQVWTNASQEVRTKGAALGVSYNVMTPLTLTANYSLNILDRSNLPDNFQTFFNTPKHKYNVGAHGTIARNVSYAVNYRWAQGHLYEQPFAVGELKDYSSVDAYVGYEVPKLFTTFQVGGSNILNNTNTQVYGAPNIGRLIFAGLLVNLK